The Fortiea contorta PCC 7126 genome has a segment encoding these proteins:
- a CDS encoding isopentenyl phosphate kinase, giving the protein MMELALIKLGGSLITDKDKPYTPRLEIMQQLAWEVQQIRKQNPHLKLIIGNGAGSFAHQSAKKHNTIEGVFNDADKLGFCLVHQDALELNLLLAKVFLKTGLPVVSLPPLMMVVTQNQQLLKTDFAYIENTLASGMIPLVFGDVVLDQAIGGTIVSSDTLLGELAKYFHRQELQVRLINAGNYPGVCKQNGQVISHITPVNYGQIKTFLGQSESIDVTGGMAKKVAEFLTVASLGIDCWIIDGNIPGNLSRTVLGQSCLGTLISS; this is encoded by the coding sequence ATGATGGAACTAGCATTAATCAAGTTGGGAGGCTCCCTAATTACTGATAAAGATAAACCTTACACTCCTCGACTCGAAATTATGCAGCAACTGGCGTGGGAGGTGCAACAAATCCGCAAACAAAATCCCCATTTAAAGTTAATTATTGGTAATGGTGCTGGTTCTTTTGCTCACCAATCAGCTAAAAAACACAATACTATTGAAGGGGTGTTCAATGATGCTGATAAATTGGGATTTTGTCTAGTCCATCAAGATGCTTTAGAACTGAATCTGCTATTAGCTAAAGTTTTTTTAAAAACTGGTTTACCAGTGGTTAGTTTACCACCTTTGATGATGGTAGTAACTCAAAATCAGCAGTTACTCAAAACCGATTTTGCATATATTGAAAACACGCTCGCATCTGGTATGATTCCTTTAGTATTTGGTGATGTGGTGCTAGATCAAGCTATCGGTGGTACTATTGTTTCTAGTGATACTTTGTTAGGTGAATTAGCTAAATATTTTCATCGTCAAGAATTGCAGGTTCGACTGATAAATGCTGGTAACTATCCAGGTGTGTGTAAGCAAAATGGGCAAGTAATATCTCATATTACTCCAGTCAATTATGGTCAAATCAAAACTTTTTTAGGACAGAGTGAATCGATAGATGTTACCGGCGGTATGGCTAAGAAAGTAGCAGAGTTTTTAACTGTTGCTAGTTTGGGGATTGATTGCTGGATAATTGATGGTAATATTCCAGGAAATTTATCGCGGACAGTTTTAGGACAATCTTGTCTAGGGACGTTAATTAGTTCGTAA
- a CDS encoding ParA family protein, with amino-acid sequence MGYVIATANMKGGVGKTTITVNLATCLAKNHGKRVLVLDLDSQISATLSLMSPLEFAKRRKHRKTFRYLIDQVIAPEPNANLKIQDIVQSPACNLPGLDLLPGDIDLYDEFLVSEMLHQQAVALGEQDFETVWNRFERVLINNILKPVREEYDFILLDCAPGYNLMTRSALAASDFYILPAKPEPLSIVGIQLLERRIAQLKDSHEHEAKIDIKMLGIVFSMSSANLLTGRYYKQVMHRVVEDFGVEKICKNQIPVDVNVAKAVDSFMPVVLNSPQSPGSKAFTQLTQELLQKL; translated from the coding sequence ATGGGATATGTAATTGCTACTGCAAATATGAAGGGTGGTGTTGGTAAAACTACCATCACTGTCAACTTAGCGACTTGTTTAGCGAAAAATCACGGTAAGCGGGTACTCGTGCTAGATTTAGATAGCCAAATTAGCGCTACGCTGAGTTTGATGTCGCCTTTGGAGTTTGCTAAACGGCGCAAACACAGAAAGACATTTAGGTATTTAATAGACCAAGTTATTGCTCCAGAACCTAATGCTAATCTCAAGATTCAAGATATTGTGCAATCGCCAGCTTGTAATCTTCCAGGACTAGATTTGTTACCTGGAGATATTGATTTATATGATGAATTTTTAGTTTCAGAAATGCTACACCAACAAGCAGTGGCTTTGGGTGAGCAAGATTTTGAAACTGTTTGGAATCGCTTTGAAAGAGTCTTGATTAACAATATTTTAAAACCAGTGCGTGAGGAATATGATTTTATTCTCTTAGATTGCGCTCCTGGTTATAATCTCATGACTCGGAGCGCTTTAGCAGCCAGCGATTTTTACATTCTCCCAGCCAAACCAGAACCTTTATCTATCGTGGGTATTCAACTTTTAGAAAGACGCATTGCTCAGTTAAAAGATAGTCATGAACACGAAGCAAAAATAGATATCAAAATGTTAGGTATCGTCTTTAGTATGTCCAGTGCTAATTTGTTAACTGGTAGATACTATAAACAGGTAATGCATCGAGTTGTAGAAGATTTTGGTGTGGAAAAAATTTGTAAAAATCAAATACCAGTTGATGTGAATGTAGCGAAGGCTGTTGATAGTTTTATGCCGGTTGTTTTAAATAGTCCTCAATCACCTGGCTCTAAAGCCTTCACTCAACTAACTCAAGAACTGTTGCAGAAGCTGTAA
- a CDS encoding class I SAM-dependent methyltransferase: MEDIKQTIISYSNKDLEQRKNWYSPAAAAYNQARPHYPQEVIDQVVQIAQLSAESKILEVGCGPGTATVAFAQLGCAMISLEPNPDFFQLAQQNCQPYPHVEIQNTSFEEWTPEFLKFDAVLAASSFHWISPTIGYPKAANALKDSGSIILLWNKELQPSYEVYQRLSEIYQRHAPLLDRYEDEKTQDDILQKLGNMSIDSGQFQDLIGGKITVELTYSVDKYLTLLNTYSPYIKLDADTKKLLFADLRDCIESNFGGALQLSYISAYHVAKKKIA; the protein is encoded by the coding sequence ATGGAAGACATAAAACAAACAATAATTAGTTACTCTAATAAAGACCTCGAACAGCGCAAAAATTGGTATTCGCCGGCCGCCGCAGCGTATAATCAAGCAAGACCTCATTATCCTCAAGAAGTGATTGATCAAGTTGTGCAAATTGCTCAACTTTCTGCTGAATCGAAAATTTTGGAAGTGGGATGTGGCCCAGGAACCGCGACTGTAGCATTTGCTCAATTAGGTTGTGCGATGATTTCCTTGGAGCCAAATCCAGATTTTTTTCAGTTAGCGCAACAAAATTGTCAACCATATCCTCATGTAGAAATTCAAAACACTTCTTTTGAAGAATGGACGCCGGAGTTTTTAAAATTTGATGCTGTGTTAGCAGCGAGTTCTTTTCATTGGATATCACCGACGATTGGATATCCCAAAGCAGCAAATGCGCTTAAGGATAGTGGCTCTATAATTTTGTTGTGGAATAAGGAACTTCAACCTAGCTATGAAGTTTATCAAAGGTTGTCGGAAATTTATCAAAGACATGCTCCATTGCTCGATAGATATGAAGACGAAAAAACTCAAGATGACATTTTGCAAAAGTTAGGAAATATGTCTATAGATTCTGGACAATTTCAAGACTTAATTGGTGGAAAAATCACAGTAGAATTGACTTATAGTGTAGATAAATACTTAACACTATTAAATACTTATTCGCCTTACATTAAGTTAGATGCAGATACGAAAAAATTGTTATTTGCAGACTTGCGAGATTGCATAGAAAGCAACTTCGGTGGTGCTCTGCAACTTTCATATATCTCAGCTTATCACGTTGCGAAGAAAAAGATTGCATGA